Proteins encoded within one genomic window of Sphaerotilus montanus:
- a CDS encoding transglycosylase SLT domain-containing protein encodes MTRYARLKALSARAARSTRSSTSTFALSALMLALTGCASVPDSNDDAKPPPMVATVGAREQPLAARSEGPLSPVPGIEQVITVKAPLSSGEDLREAIGAPVDPLSPDQSMVLNDPNARQDLWGRVRAGFGMPTLDNELVRDHEHWYTSRPDYVKRMTERGSRYLFHVVEELERRKMPTELALLPFIESAFNPQAMSSARASGMWQFMPLTGKDYDLKQNMFRDDRRDVLASTRAALDYLGRLNKMFNGDWQLSLAAYNWGEGNVKRAIARNERAGLPTDYESLNMPAETRHYVPKFQAVKNIVTAPQDFGLELLPLENHPYFVSVPIRRDMDVSVAARLAGMSMEEFKALNPQMNKPVILAAGTPQVLLPYDNADGFIRRLAEYREPLASWTAWTAPRTIRPAEAARLTGMSEATLREMNRIPRKMLIKAGSTLLIQRSSEHRVQDVPEHVANNAYMALAPDVPPLRKVAIKARKGDTVLALAKRYRVSASQLAQWNRIDDGTRFKKAQSLVIWQPIKEAGASRREMASLNKADRKLSRKVGGKSAKASTRMASKTARRQMASMAAVKGTKIRPIRLARK; translated from the coding sequence ATGACCCGCTACGCCCGCCTCAAGGCCCTCAGCGCCCGTGCAGCCCGCTCCACTCGCAGCTCGACCTCCACCTTTGCCCTGTCGGCGCTGATGCTGGCCCTGACGGGGTGTGCCTCGGTGCCCGACAGCAACGACGACGCGAAGCCGCCGCCGATGGTGGCCACGGTGGGCGCGCGCGAACAGCCGCTGGCCGCACGCTCCGAAGGCCCACTCTCGCCGGTGCCGGGCATCGAGCAGGTGATCACCGTGAAAGCGCCACTGTCCAGTGGCGAGGATCTGCGCGAGGCGATTGGCGCACCGGTCGACCCGCTGAGTCCGGACCAGTCAATGGTGCTCAACGATCCCAATGCCCGTCAGGATCTTTGGGGCCGCGTGCGCGCCGGCTTCGGTATGCCGACGCTAGACAACGAACTGGTGCGTGACCATGAGCACTGGTACACCAGCCGCCCCGACTACGTCAAGCGCATGACCGAGCGCGGTTCGCGCTACCTCTTCCATGTGGTGGAGGAACTGGAGCGCCGCAAGATGCCGACCGAACTGGCGCTGCTGCCGTTCATCGAGAGCGCCTTCAATCCGCAGGCGATGTCCTCCGCTCGCGCCTCCGGCATGTGGCAGTTCATGCCCCTGACCGGCAAGGACTACGACCTCAAGCAGAACATGTTCCGCGACGACCGTCGCGACGTGTTGGCGTCGACCCGCGCGGCGCTGGACTACCTCGGCCGGCTGAACAAGATGTTCAACGGCGATTGGCAGCTCTCGCTGGCCGCTTACAACTGGGGCGAGGGCAACGTCAAGCGAGCCATCGCCCGCAACGAGCGCGCCGGTCTGCCGACCGACTATGAGAGCCTGAACATGCCCGCTGAGACACGGCATTACGTGCCTAAGTTCCAGGCGGTCAAGAACATCGTGACGGCGCCGCAGGATTTCGGCCTTGAACTTCTTCCCCTCGAAAACCACCCGTATTTTGTCAGCGTGCCGATCCGCCGTGACATGGACGTGTCCGTGGCGGCGCGGCTGGCGGGCATGAGCATGGAAGAGTTCAAGGCGCTCAATCCGCAGATGAACAAGCCGGTCATCTTGGCCGCCGGCACGCCACAGGTGCTGCTGCCGTACGACAACGCGGACGGCTTCATCCGCCGGCTTGCCGAGTACCGCGAGCCACTGGCGAGTTGGACCGCCTGGACAGCGCCCCGGACGATCCGCCCCGCGGAAGCCGCGCGCCTGACGGGCATGAGCGAGGCGACACTGCGCGAGATGAACCGCATCCCGCGCAAGATGCTCATCAAGGCCGGCTCTACACTGCTTATCCAGCGCAGCAGCGAACACCGCGTGCAGGACGTGCCCGAGCATGTGGCCAACAATGCGTATATGGCCTTGGCGCCCGACGTGCCGCCGCTGCGCAAGGTGGCGATCAAGGCCCGCAAGGGTGACACGGTGCTCGCGCTGGCCAAGCGCTACCGCGTGTCGGCGTCGCAACTCGCCCAGTGGAACCGCATCGACGACGGCACGCGCTTCAAGAAGGCGCAGTCCCTCGTGATCTGGCAACCGATCAAGGAAGCGGGTGCGTCACGACGTGAGATGGCGTCCTTGAACAAGGCAGATCGCAAGCTGTCGCGCAAGGTCGGCGGCAAGTCCGCGAAGGCCTCGACCCGGATGGCGAGCAAGACGGCTCGGCGCCAGATGGCGAGCATGGCCGCCGTCAAGGGCACCAAGATCCGC
- a CDS encoding transposase translates to MEHKDKTRRVHDAEFKAKVLGECRQPGASIAAVALRHGLNANVVRQWLAGRGVKRAGLLGPGCEVPTAASAPMVMGNPAPVVDAQFVALALPAPDRPRPSAEGPGMANPSTPDIHIEWRSGAARLTVSWPAAQAQACAAWLRELAAGVTK, encoded by the coding sequence ATGGAACACAAGGACAAGACGAGGCGGGTACACGACGCCGAGTTCAAGGCGAAGGTGCTGGGTGAATGCCGACAGCCTGGCGCGTCGATTGCGGCCGTGGCGCTCAGGCATGGGCTGAACGCGAACGTGGTGCGTCAGTGGCTGGCGGGTCGGGGAGTCAAGCGGGCAGGCCTGCTGGGACCTGGGTGCGAGGTGCCGACGGCGGCGTCAGCACCCATGGTCATGGGCAACCCGGCGCCGGTGGTCGATGCCCAGTTCGTAGCGCTGGCCTTGCCAGCACCGGACAGGCCGCGGCCGAGCGCCGAAGGCCCTGGCATGGCGAACCCGAGCACGCCGGACATTCACATCGAGTGGCGCAGCGGTGCAGCCCGGCTGACGGTGAGCTGGCCGGCAGCGCAGGCCCAGGCGTGTGCGGCGTGGTTGCGCGAACTGGCCGCCGGGGTGACGAAGTGA
- the tnpB gene encoding IS66 family insertion sequence element accessory protein TnpB (TnpB, as the term is used for proteins encoded by IS66 family insertion elements, is considered an accessory protein, since TnpC, encoded by a neighboring gene, is a DDE family transposase.) — MIRIDALWACTAPVDMRAGADRLLACVVQTLGAAQAHHGYLFANARATRVKLIVHDGWGVWCAARRLNAGHFVWPRGLESSTPLALTQEQFDALIVGLPWQRLHERRVITRV, encoded by the coding sequence GTGATTCGCATCGACGCACTGTGGGCCTGCACGGCGCCGGTGGACATGCGCGCCGGGGCGGACCGGCTGCTGGCGTGTGTGGTGCAGACGCTGGGGGCGGCGCAGGCCCACCACGGCTACCTGTTCGCGAATGCGCGGGCCACGCGCGTCAAGCTGATCGTCCATGACGGCTGGGGGGTGTGGTGCGCGGCCCGGCGACTCAACGCGGGGCACTTCGTGTGGCCGCGGGGGTTGGAGTCGAGCACCCCGCTGGCCCTGACGCAGGAGCAGTTCGATGCGCTGATCGTGGGGCTGCCGTGGCAGCGGCTGCACGAGCGGCGGGTGATCACGCGGGTGTGA
- the tnpC gene encoding IS66 family transposase: MHDVDALQSQDLRGLTPQALEALAQHLLVRVQQQSREIVWRDAKIEKITFELARLKRWKFGARTEAMDAQQRQLFLETLVEDEADLQAQLAELQARQSPPPVSPEKAPQPPRRQALPEHLRRVEHHHEPADTHCPAVDCGEPMTRVGEDVSERLDIVPAEFFVHRHIRGKWVCRCCQRQGVDRLVQEPAEPQVIERGIPASGLVAYTLISRFADHVPYYRQEAINARSGVHTPRSTLAAWAGQAGAALHPLYEALKRFVLGSAVVQADETTVDMLDPGAGKTRKAYVWAYARGEFDPQPGVVYDFCLGRGSKYPLAFLGGLPTENRDPPWSGTLVCDRYGGYDSVLDPKVFPRRVSAACAAHARRKFDELAKSGKSTLATQAIVRFAAIYHAEKSFAGMDGPTRTQARQRITAPLWQELHTWLKLERGRVADGGATANAIDYSLNHWPALTHHLLDGAVPVDNNYLERQIKPWAMGRKAWLFCGSELAGQRAAVVMSLVQSAKLNGLEPWAYLRDVLGRLPTHLNSRIDDLLPHRWQSLHIPD; this comes from the coding sequence ATGCATGACGTGGACGCGCTCCAGAGCCAGGACCTGAGGGGCCTGACGCCACAGGCCCTGGAGGCCCTGGCGCAGCACCTGCTGGTGCGCGTGCAGCAGCAGTCGCGCGAGATCGTGTGGCGGGACGCGAAGATCGAGAAGATCACGTTCGAGCTGGCGCGGCTCAAGCGCTGGAAGTTCGGCGCGCGCACCGAGGCGATGGATGCGCAGCAGCGACAGCTCTTCCTGGAGACGCTGGTCGAGGACGAGGCGGACCTGCAGGCGCAGCTCGCCGAGTTGCAGGCCCGGCAGTCGCCACCGCCAGTGAGCCCCGAGAAGGCACCCCAGCCCCCGCGCCGGCAGGCGCTGCCCGAGCACCTGCGCCGCGTGGAGCATCACCACGAGCCGGCCGACACCCACTGCCCGGCGGTGGACTGCGGCGAGCCGATGACCCGGGTGGGCGAGGACGTCAGCGAGCGGCTGGACATCGTGCCGGCGGAGTTCTTCGTGCATCGGCACATCCGAGGCAAGTGGGTCTGCCGGTGCTGCCAGCGCCAGGGCGTCGATCGCCTGGTGCAGGAGCCGGCCGAGCCGCAGGTCATCGAGCGGGGCATCCCGGCGAGCGGACTGGTGGCGTACACGCTCATCAGCCGGTTCGCCGACCACGTGCCGTACTACCGGCAGGAGGCGATCAATGCCCGCTCGGGCGTGCACACCCCGCGCTCGACGCTGGCCGCGTGGGCCGGTCAGGCGGGCGCGGCGCTGCACCCGCTGTACGAGGCGCTCAAGCGTTTCGTGCTGGGCAGCGCGGTCGTGCAGGCCGACGAGACGACGGTGGACATGCTGGACCCGGGGGCGGGCAAGACCAGGAAAGCGTACGTCTGGGCCTATGCACGCGGGGAATTCGATCCCCAGCCCGGCGTGGTCTACGACTTCTGCCTGGGGCGGGGCAGCAAGTACCCGCTGGCCTTCCTGGGCGGGCTGCCCACCGAGAACCGGGACCCGCCCTGGAGCGGCACGCTCGTGTGCGATCGCTATGGCGGCTATGACTCGGTGCTCGACCCCAAGGTCTTCCCGCGGCGCGTCTCGGCAGCCTGTGCCGCGCACGCCCGACGCAAGTTCGACGAACTCGCCAAGTCCGGCAAGAGCACCCTGGCCACTCAGGCGATCGTACGCTTCGCGGCGATCTACCACGCCGAGAAGTCGTTCGCCGGCATGGACGGCCCGACGCGAACGCAGGCCCGTCAACGCATCACCGCGCCGCTGTGGCAGGAGTTGCACACCTGGCTCAAGCTCGAACGCGGTCGTGTCGCCGATGGCGGCGCCACGGCCAACGCCATCGACTACAGCCTCAACCACTGGCCAGCGCTGACGCACCACCTGCTCGACGGGGCCGTGCCCGTGGACAACAACTATCTGGAGCGCCAGATCAAGCCCTGGGCCATGGGCAGGAAGGCCTGGTTGTTCTGTGGCAGCGAACTCGCCGGCCAGCGTGCGGCCGTGGTCATGAGCCTGGTGCAGTCGGCCAAGCTCAACGGGCTCGAACCCTGGGCCTACCTGCGCGATGTCCTTGGACGGCTGCCCACCCACCTCAACAGCCGCATTGACGACTTGCTGCCTCATCGCTGGCAGTCTCTGCATATCCCGGACTGA
- a CDS encoding DUF4113 domain-containing protein, giving the protein MRARHPENRERAGPAVTPWPGKQERRTLAYTTCWYEMPVVRT; this is encoded by the coding sequence TTGAGGGCGCGGCACCCTGAAAATCGCGAGCGCGCAGGCCCGGCGGTCACCCCGTGGCCCGGCAAGCAGGAGCGCCGGACCCTGGCTTACACGACGTGCTGGTACGAGATGCCGGTTGTGCGGACATAG
- the drt2 gene encoding antiviral reverse transcriptase Drt2, which yields MAVAPPKWFRQRRYLHFDEPLSLTKAKSLVTNSTAVATHSFWPLIRFTVETSKIKYDKSTGQLKNNLKDRHISYAAHSDSQIFSYYCSLLTERYEAEIKKRGLSDVALAFRSLGKSNIEFAKDAFEEIRSRGNCVAVALDVTKFFDRIDHTILKERWENLLGVRRLPIDHFAVFRALTRYSTVEQNAVFEALGISINNPRAHRRRLCTPDEFRSLVRGGRLIKKNPDVFGIPQGTAISAMLSNLYMLEFDSTANSFAIENGGRYMRYCDDMLFIMPPGMAADVEHFADTQTNRLKIEINPAKTDRCEFRISTGTITCEKPLQYLGFLFDGQRVIIRSAAFAKFSNRMKRGVSLAKQTMRSRNKARIRLGAKEQDLYLKKIYARYSHLGRRNFLRYGYRASDIMKSSAIRRQLRPLWGRLKQAVSDSE from the coding sequence GTGGCCGTCGCTCCTCCAAAATGGTTTAGGCAGCGTCGATATCTCCATTTCGACGAGCCGCTAAGTCTGACCAAAGCCAAATCCTTAGTGACTAACTCAACGGCTGTAGCAACACATTCTTTCTGGCCACTAATACGCTTTACCGTTGAAACATCGAAGATTAAGTACGATAAATCTACTGGTCAACTAAAAAATAATTTAAAAGATAGGCATATTTCATATGCGGCGCATAGCGACTCTCAAATATTCAGTTACTATTGTAGTTTACTGACAGAACGCTACGAGGCCGAAATCAAGAAGCGCGGGCTCTCCGATGTTGCGTTGGCATTTCGTTCACTCGGAAAGAGTAACATCGAATTCGCGAAAGATGCCTTCGAAGAAATTCGTTCAAGGGGCAATTGTGTCGCTGTCGCATTGGATGTTACGAAATTCTTCGACAGAATTGATCATACCATTCTGAAAGAGCGCTGGGAAAATCTGCTCGGGGTGAGAAGGCTTCCAATCGATCACTTTGCAGTATTTCGCGCGCTGACTCGCTACTCAACCGTTGAGCAAAATGCGGTCTTCGAAGCACTTGGCATCTCCATTAATAATCCCCGAGCACATCGTCGGAGGCTGTGTACTCCAGACGAATTTAGGTCATTGGTTCGTGGAGGGCGACTTATCAAAAAGAATCCAGATGTTTTCGGGATTCCCCAAGGTACAGCCATTAGTGCAATGCTTTCAAATCTCTACATGTTGGAGTTTGACTCAACTGCTAACTCGTTTGCCATAGAGAACGGCGGCCGTTATATGCGTTATTGCGACGATATGTTATTCATCATGCCTCCGGGAATGGCGGCCGATGTTGAACATTTTGCAGATACGCAAACAAATCGACTAAAGATTGAAATCAATCCCGCAAAAACTGATCGATGCGAATTCCGTATATCGACTGGAACTATTACATGTGAGAAGCCATTGCAGTATCTCGGTTTTCTTTTTGACGGGCAGCGCGTAATCATTAGATCGGCTGCGTTTGCCAAGTTTTCCAACCGCATGAAGCGAGGCGTAAGCCTTGCAAAGCAAACAATGCGTAGCCGAAACAAGGCGCGCATTCGACTTGGGGCCAAAGAACAGGATTTATATTTGAAGAAAATTTATGCGCGCTATTCCCATCTGGGTAGACGAAATTTTCTTCGCTACGGTTACAGAGCTTCGGACATCATGAAGTCCTCTGCTATTCGTCGCCAACTTCGACCCCTCTGGGGGCGATTGAAGCAGGCTGTGAGTGACTCGGAGTAG
- a CDS encoding tyrosine-type recombinase/integrase produces the protein MASLELIHYIPHRIIVGDDGVVRREQDRALRPTRGLPQIFWADGSSWREANLWAHSRATNGLTDIKTVRSNLGHLHKYAQWLEGEQLDWQHFPMLERDRVLIRWRKHLMEQRDRLGLLAPSTASHRMNATIIFYRFAQVHGLIGRDAPLWQERQVVHRYFDSVGFARTLLLRSTNLMIPNRARHGLKLENGLSPLTDEQRQELLAFTGRPGNVSRELDLMLKLGFFSGARIETITDLKRDTILNASPAPNTPGLVFLSVGPGHRPHVATKFDVNGQIVVPAALLEDLRDYLVDVGRLKREALAAPGDKDLVFLTRYGRRYVDRDSGSGTAVGRAMVDLRRKATQAGLAFAKHFHFHMTRATFGTSLTSLLLSQEGATEKAVLDLVSTLMLHKDVSTTLKYIKFVTQARMKAKVANEFSEAYLGLSTRLGN, from the coding sequence ATGGCCTCGCTTGAGCTGATTCATTACATCCCTCATCGCATCATCGTGGGTGACGATGGCGTGGTGCGCCGTGAACAGGACCGGGCACTTCGACCGACCAGAGGACTGCCGCAGATTTTTTGGGCTGACGGTTCGAGTTGGAGAGAAGCGAATCTGTGGGCGCACAGCCGGGCGACCAACGGATTGACCGACATCAAGACTGTTAGGTCGAATCTCGGTCATCTCCACAAGTATGCGCAGTGGCTCGAAGGCGAGCAGTTAGATTGGCAGCACTTTCCGATGCTGGAGCGAGACCGGGTGCTCATCCGATGGCGAAAGCACTTGATGGAGCAACGCGACAGGCTGGGCTTGTTGGCGCCCTCCACCGCCAGCCATCGCATGAACGCCACCATTATTTTTTACCGGTTTGCCCAGGTGCATGGGCTCATCGGTCGTGACGCTCCCTTGTGGCAGGAGCGGCAAGTCGTCCATCGGTATTTCGACTCTGTGGGCTTTGCGCGAACCTTGCTTCTTCGCAGCACCAACTTGATGATTCCGAACCGAGCCCGGCACGGGCTCAAACTGGAAAACGGACTGAGCCCGCTCACCGACGAGCAGAGGCAAGAGTTACTGGCCTTCACCGGTCGACCGGGTAACGTCAGCCGAGAGCTTGACCTGATGCTCAAGTTGGGGTTTTTTTCTGGCGCCCGTATCGAGACCATCACCGATCTCAAGCGTGACACGATCCTCAACGCTTCGCCTGCCCCGAACACGCCCGGACTCGTCTTCCTTTCAGTGGGCCCAGGTCATCGCCCACATGTCGCCACCAAATTCGATGTGAATGGCCAGATCGTTGTGCCCGCCGCATTGCTAGAAGATCTGCGTGACTATCTGGTCGATGTGGGCCGACTCAAGCGCGAGGCCTTGGCAGCCCCCGGAGACAAGGATCTTGTCTTTCTCACCCGCTATGGCCGCCGTTACGTTGACCGGGACTCGGGTTCTGGCACGGCAGTTGGGCGAGCAATGGTGGACTTGCGGCGCAAGGCGACACAGGCCGGGCTGGCGTTTGCGAAGCACTTTCACTTTCACATGACGCGGGCCACCTTCGGAACATCGCTGACTTCACTGCTTCTTTCCCAAGAAGGAGCCACCGAGAAAGCGGTGCTGGATTTGGTCAGCACACTGATGCTCCATAAGGACGTGAGCACCACGCTCAAGTACATCAAGTTCGTGACGCAAGCCCGCATGAAGGCCAAGGTCGCCAACGAGTTCAGCGAAGCTTACCTTGGTCTGAGCACGCGCTTGGGAAACTGA
- a CDS encoding acyl-CoA thioesterase: MDISIASAPMHETSPRSLNVEFKVRDYECDMGHVVNHAVYLNYLEHARHELLGSMGIRFGDLAKRGIFLVVTRVEADFKASLISGDAFIVRTELQRHGRLRLQFNQQIQRSPDGKVMLSAIVTGTALNARGRPEIPAELDGLIGPSIS; the protein is encoded by the coding sequence ATGGACATCTCAATCGCCAGCGCGCCCATGCATGAGACCTCTCCACGCAGCTTGAACGTCGAGTTCAAGGTTCGAGACTACGAGTGCGACATGGGACATGTCGTCAACCACGCGGTCTATCTCAACTACCTGGAACACGCCCGCCACGAGTTGCTTGGCAGCATGGGCATCCGGTTTGGCGACCTGGCCAAGCGCGGAATCTTCCTGGTGGTCACGCGCGTTGAGGCTGACTTCAAGGCCTCGCTCATCAGCGGTGACGCCTTCATCGTCCGCACCGAACTTCAGCGCCATGGGCGCCTGCGGCTGCAGTTCAACCAGCAGATTCAGCGCTCTCCTGACGGCAAGGTAATGCTGAGCGCCATCGTCACAGGCACCGCCCTCAATGCGCGTGGGCGTCCCGAGATCCCGGCTGAGCTAGATGGCCTGATTGGGCCTTCAATTTCATAA
- a CDS encoding serine/threonine-protein kinase, whose translation MTRLMPPTIRTPDDTRPAARDAFLADSASGLWLPTSPGDPSDLGEDTLPPDSIPFEQQIGEALGRPPRRQSTAPSESTQLLDADLNGQAPGRVSVPLPLSPAPRTEDQDPLAASGQMGRYVLERPLGAGGLGTVWSAYDTVLARRVAVKTLPLVVPEHERQHLTERVLDEARAAARLSHTHIVTVHDAGVSPDGAYIAMELLRGKDLSQMLRTGWRPTAEQAALIVRRVADALSYAHGKGVVHRDIKPANIFMVGRTRPVVLDFGIAQLLHQTDTVGGPALGSPFYAAPEQFDGLECDPRTDVYSLGVVLYELLTGHRPYGGTSLAEIRAAVRAARPRPPREHNPDVPAALAAIALQAISIDPVQRQRTAGTVARELRAWLATQAPAGLVIDASSASASASVPPLLTSDVQATTTPATMPEPAPPARERPSWILSALLAAVLVLLLLVVVMLWMNT comes from the coding sequence ATGACCCGCCTGATGCCCCCGACGATCCGAACGCCCGACGACACCCGCCCCGCAGCCCGGGACGCGTTCCTTGCCGACAGTGCGTCCGGCCTCTGGCTGCCGACCAGTCCGGGGGATCCGTCCGATCTCGGCGAAGACACCCTGCCGCCGGACAGCATCCCGTTCGAGCAGCAGATCGGGGAGGCCCTCGGACGACCACCACGCCGCCAGAGCACAGCGCCCAGCGAATCCACCCAGCTGCTGGACGCGGATCTGAACGGACAGGCACCGGGCCGCGTGTCCGTGCCCTTGCCCTTGTCCCCTGCACCACGGACCGAGGACCAGGACCCCCTGGCCGCCAGCGGCCAGATGGGGCGCTACGTGCTGGAGCGGCCACTCGGGGCGGGTGGACTGGGCACGGTCTGGTCGGCCTATGACACCGTGCTGGCCCGGCGGGTGGCCGTCAAGACCCTGCCGCTGGTGGTGCCCGAGCACGAACGCCAGCACCTCACCGAGCGCGTGCTCGACGAGGCCCGCGCTGCCGCCCGCCTCAGCCACACCCACATCGTGACGGTGCACGACGCCGGTGTCAGTCCGGACGGTGCCTACATCGCGATGGAGCTGCTGCGGGGCAAGGACCTGTCGCAGATGCTGCGCACCGGCTGGCGCCCCACCGCCGAGCAGGCCGCGCTGATCGTGCGCCGGGTGGCCGATGCGCTGAGCTACGCGCACGGCAAGGGCGTGGTCCACCGCGACATCAAGCCCGCCAACATCTTCATGGTCGGACGCACGCGGCCGGTGGTGCTCGATTTCGGCATCGCCCAGCTGCTGCACCAGACCGACACCGTGGGCGGACCGGCACTGGGCTCGCCGTTCTACGCAGCCCCCGAGCAGTTCGACGGCCTCGAATGCGATCCGCGCACGGACGTGTACTCCCTGGGCGTGGTGCTGTACGAGCTGCTCACCGGCCACCGCCCGTATGGCGGCACCTCGCTGGCCGAGATCCGCGCTGCCGTGCGCGCCGCCCGCCCGCGGCCACCGCGCGAGCACAACCCCGACGTGCCCGCCGCGCTCGCGGCCATCGCGCTGCAGGCCATCAGCATCGACCCCGTGCAGCGCCAGCGCACCGCCGGCACGGTGGCCCGCGAACTGCGCGCCTGGCTGGCCACGCAGGCCCCTGCGGGCCTGGTCATCGACGCGTCGTCGGCCTCGGCCTCGGCCTCGGTGCCGCCGCTGCTGACCTCCGACGTGCAAGCCACCACCACCCCCGCCACCATGCCCGAACCGGCACCGCCGGCACGGGAGCGGCCGAGCTGGATCCTCAGCGCCCTGCTCGCCGCCGTGCTCGTGCTGCTGCTGCTGGTCGTGGTGATGCTGTGGATGAACACCTGA
- a CDS encoding pyridoxal phosphate-dependent aminotransferase, producing the protein MRLAQRVAGIEPFWVMECAKAADAIARTPACDPAQGGERMLYLNIGEPDETAPPAVVAAAQACLDAGRTQYTHAVGLPALRRALSGWYASRWGVDIDPGRIVVTAGASAALQLLCTALVEPGDEFLMPDPCYPCNRHFVTASGGTARLLPTTPAQRFQLDATSVADAWGPATRGVMLASPSNPTGTSVPAETLAGIVEVVRARGGITIVDEIYLGLSYDGDARTALALGDDVLVVNSFSKYFGMTGWRLGWLVLPEALVAPVEKLAQNLYICASAIAQQAALACFTPETLAVCEERRATMKARRDYIVPALDALGLTVPVQPDGAFYVWFDVTAHAPDSWQFCFDMMERAHVALTPGRDFGHAETGRYARLSFASSMDDLHEAVRRLQRVLGR; encoded by the coding sequence CTGCGCCTGGCCCAGCGCGTGGCCGGCATCGAGCCGTTCTGGGTGATGGAGTGCGCCAAGGCGGCGGATGCCATCGCCCGCACCCCGGCCTGCGATCCGGCGCAAGGTGGCGAGCGGATGCTCTACCTGAACATCGGCGAGCCGGACGAGACGGCACCGCCCGCGGTGGTCGCGGCTGCGCAGGCCTGCCTGGACGCCGGCCGCACGCAGTACACCCACGCCGTCGGCCTGCCCGCGCTGCGCCGGGCGCTGTCGGGCTGGTACGCCAGCCGCTGGGGCGTGGACATCGATCCCGGCCGCATCGTGGTGACCGCGGGCGCCTCGGCAGCGCTGCAGTTGCTGTGCACCGCGCTGGTCGAGCCGGGCGACGAGTTCCTGATGCCCGACCCGTGCTACCCCTGCAACCGCCACTTCGTGACGGCCTCGGGCGGCACGGCACGGCTGCTGCCCACCACGCCGGCCCAGCGCTTCCAGCTCGACGCCACCTCGGTCGCCGACGCCTGGGGACCGGCCACGCGCGGCGTGATGCTGGCCTCGCCGTCGAATCCGACCGGAACCTCGGTGCCCGCCGAGACGCTCGCCGGCATCGTCGAGGTCGTGCGCGCCCGTGGCGGCATCACCATCGTCGACGAGATCTACCTCGGCCTGAGCTACGACGGCGATGCCCGGACGGCGCTCGCGCTGGGCGACGACGTGCTGGTGGTCAACAGCTTCTCCAAGTACTTCGGCATGACGGGCTGGCGCCTGGGCTGGCTCGTGCTGCCCGAAGCGCTGGTGGCGCCGGTCGAGAAGCTGGCGCAGAACCTCTACATCTGTGCCTCCGCCATCGCGCAACAGGCCGCACTCGCCTGTTTCACGCCCGAGACGCTGGCCGTGTGCGAGGAGCGCCGCGCCACGATGAAGGCCCGCCGCGACTACATCGTGCCCGCGCTGGACGCACTGGGCCTGACGGTGCCGGTGCAGCCGGACGGGGCGTTCTACGTCTGGTTCGACGTCACCGCCCACGCGCCCGACAGCTGGCAGTTCTGCTTCGACATGATGGAGCGTGCCCACGTCGCGCTCACCCCGGGCCGCGACTTCGGCCACGCCGAGACGGGCCGCTACGCGCGCCTGTCCTTCGCCAGCTCCATGGACGATCTGCACGAGGCCGTGCGACGCCTGCAACGCGTGCTGGGGCGCTGA
- the nusB gene encoding transcription antitermination factor NusB, giving the protein MNSTPKPRGTTTGPGAARPKSARRRSRELALQGLYEWQISRAETSVVRSHMREQDEFSKCDSAMFDALLQGCIEQAIALDLLLTPHLDRPIVELSPIEHGVLLIGLYELQHCVDVPYRVAINEAVELAKAFGGTDGHKYVNGVLDKAAVDLRPDEVAAQRLARSAPRAG; this is encoded by the coding sequence TTGAACTCGACCCCCAAACCCCGCGGCACCACCACCGGCCCGGGGGCTGCACGTCCCAAATCCGCCCGCCGCCGTTCCCGTGAGCTGGCGCTGCAGGGCCTCTACGAGTGGCAGATCAGCCGCGCCGAGACCAGCGTCGTGCGTTCCCACATGCGCGAGCAGGACGAGTTCAGCAAGTGCGACAGCGCGATGTTCGATGCCCTGCTGCAAGGCTGCATCGAACAGGCCATCGCGCTGGACCTGCTGCTGACCCCGCACCTCGACCGTCCGATCGTCGAGCTGTCGCCGATCGAGCACGGTGTGCTGCTGATCGGCCTGTACGAGCTGCAGCACTGCGTGGACGTGCCCTACCGCGTCGCCATCAACGAGGCGGTCGAGCTGGCCAAGGCCTTCGGCGGCACGGATGGCCACAAGTACGTCAACGGCGTGCTGGACAAGGCCGCCGTCGATCTGCGCCCGGACGAGGTGGCTGCCCAGCGTCTGGCCCGCTCGGCCCCCCGCGCCGGATGA